A genome region from Triticum aestivum cultivar Chinese Spring chromosome 2B, IWGSC CS RefSeq v2.1, whole genome shotgun sequence includes the following:
- the LOC123039931 gene encoding cytochrome P450 709B2 isoform X1: protein MELNVVQAMAAVLMVLVTTRALWYLLWRPYAVARWFRRQGIRGPPYNLLVGSLPECQKMIVAGRAKDLDTISHDCITTVQPFFQKWASMYGKTFLYWLGPTPALCSTDMELVKKVLTDRTDMFQKDYSNPSLEAVLGNGVVFANGHDWKRRRKFIHPAFNQEKIKSMSAITLECTQQTMERWRNRQQAEIDMMHDSDEIAMSVIARVMLGKCYKEAWEVFIAGKEQLKLATYAFADPPVPGLWYLPTRRNRRAWYLDKLVKHKISQIIEARLASGVYEDDLLGQMLQLQLQTCSSGSTETLSTEEMVGECRTFFAAGYETSASLITWAMFLLASYPRWQEMVREEVVREYPAHRLPIGDALGKLKLKNKRRGDLQLNMLLLETLRLYGPIAFLQRKTASDTILTHVKVPKGTMITIPLVLLHRDKEIWGPDADEFNPMRFQNGLSRAAKHSHALLAFSFGPRVCAGQNFAMVEVQIVIATIIKSFSFTLSPTYVHKPSNFITLMPKYGLPLIVRNLQLTA from the exons ATGGAGCTTAACGTAGTGCAAGCCATGGCAGCTGTCCTCATGGTGCTAGTAACCACGAGAGCGCTATGGTATCTGCTTTGGAGGCCGTATGCCGTGGCCAGGTGGTTCCGACGGCAGGGCATCAGAGGTCCGCCTTACAATCTCCTGGTTGGGTCCCTGCCGGAGTGCCAGAAGATGATTGTCGCCGGGAGAGCCAAGGATCTGGACACCATCTCCCACGACTGCATCACTACCGTGCAACCCTTCTTCCAGAAATGGGCCTCCATGTATG GGAAAACATTCCTATACTGGCTGGGGCCGACACCAGCACTGTGCTCTACGGACATGGAGCTGGTGAAGAAAGTGTTAACCGACAGGACGGACATGTTCCAAAAAGACTACTCAAATCCTAGCCTGGAAGCGGTTCTGGGGAATGGGGTTGTATTTGCAAACGGACACGACTGGAAGCGGCGGCGCAAATTCATCCACCCGGCTTTCAACCAAGAGAAGATCAAG TCCATGTCAGCAATAACGTTGGAGTGCACACAGCAGACAATGGAACGGTGGCGCAACAGGCAGCAAGCCGAGATAGACATGATGCACGACTCCGACGAGATAGCCATGAGTGTCATTGCGAGAGTGATGTTGGGCAAGTGCTACAAGGAGGCCTGGGAGGTGTTCATCGCCGGAAAGGAGCAGCTGAAGCTAGCTACTTATGCGTTTGCGGATCCTCCGGTACCTGGATTATG GTACCTGCCAACACGTCGCAACCGTCGGGCATGGTATCTTGACAAGCTTGTGAAACATAAGATCTCACAGATCATAGAGGCGCGACTCGCTAGCGGCGTCTACGAAGATGACCTGCTCGGGCAGATGCTGCAGCTGCAGCTGCAAACATGTAGCAGCGGCAGCACCGAGACCCTGAGCACCGAGGAGATGGTTGGCGAGTGCAGGACTTTCTTCGCGGCTGGGTACGAAACCAGTGCCAGCCTCATTACCTGGGCGATGTTCCTGCTCGCCAGCTACCCACGGTGGCAGGAGATGGTCAGGGAGGAGGTCGTCCGGGAATATCCTGCTCACCGGTTACCCATAGGTGACGCCCTCGGCAAGTTGAAGCTG AAGAATAAACGCCGTGGTGACTTGCAGCTTAACATGTTGCTCTTGGAGACACTGAGGCTCTATGGCCCCATAGCTTTCCTCCAGAGGAAGACTGCCTCAGACACTATCCTAACGCACGTGAAGGTGCCGAAAGGAACGATGATAACAATACCATTAGTTTTGTTGCACCGGGACAAGGAGATTTGGGGACCCGACGCCGACGAGTTTAATCCGATGAGGTTCCAGAATGGCTTATCGAGAGCCGCCAAGCATTCACACGCGCTGCTGGCCTTCTCATTCGGGCCGAGGGTTTGTGCCGGGCAAAACTTCGCCATGGTTGAGGTGCAGATTGTGATAGCGACCATCATCAAGAGTTTCTCCTTCACCCTGTCCCCCACTTACGTGCACAAGCCCAGCAATTTCATCACGCTGATGCCCAAGTACGGGCTCCCTCTCATTGTGAGGAATCTGCAGCTGACTGCATGA
- the LOC123039933 gene encoding bisdemethoxycurcumin synthase-like: MTGSSPKVSEIRGAQRAEGCAAMLAIGTANPANQVSQEEYPYYYFRVTKSEHLTDHKDTFKIICGLTGTENRFFYHTDELLNSHPVLLDHTSPSREARHDIVAKAAPGLAASAAKKAIAKWGRPATDITHLIASTNSDAGAPSADVRLVSLLGLRANVCRMMLHLNGCFAGCSALRLAKDLAENNRGARVLVVCVELAISGFCSTGEGNCLDTLITHALFGDGAGAVIVGADPIHPVENPLFEMVSVSQTFVPSTEHVLTLNLGSHGTHGKVYTKLPTLVADTMEPCLSEAFGRLEMDFKWNDLFWAVHPGSRGILDQLDKTLQLDPTKLAASRTVIQKFGNMFSATVIFVLDKLRRRMEEEGERAEWGAMVAFGPGFTIETMVLHATSALKEN; encoded by the exons ATGACAGGCAGCTCACCGAAAGTTAGTGAGATCCGGGGCGCGCAGCGTGCGGAAGGCTGCGCAGCCATGTTGGCTATTGGAACAGCAAATCCTGCGAACCAGGTGTCCCAAGAAGAGTACCCTTACTACTATTTCCGTGTCACAAAGAGCGAGCACCTTACTGACCATAAAGACACATTCAAGATAATAT GTGGTCTCACGGGCACGGAGAACCGTTTCTTCTACCACACGGATGAACTGCTCAACTCCCACCCTGTCTTGCTGGACCACACATCGCCGTCCCGCGAAGCTCGGCATGATATCGTCGCCAAGGCTGCTCCAGGGCTTGCGGCATCAGCAGCAAAGAAGGCCATCGCAAAGTGGGGCCGTCCGGCCACTGACATCACCCACCTTATTGCCAGCACCAACTCTGACGCCGGCGCCCCAAGTGCGGATGTACGCTTGGTTTCACTCCTTGGCCTTCGCGCCAACGTGTGCCGTATGATGCTCCATCTTAATGGCTGCTTCGCTGGCTGCTCCGCCTTGCGTCTAGCCAAGGACCTTGCTGAGAACAACCGTGGGGCACGCGTCCTCGTGGTTTGCGTGGAGCTCGCCATTTCTGGCTTCTGCAGCACCGGCGAAGGGAACTGCTTAGACACCCTCATTACTCATGCGTTGTTTGGTGATGGGGCAGGCGCGGTTATCGTCGGCGCCGATCCCATACACCCGGTTGAGAATCCTCTGTTTGAGATGGTGTCCGTCTCTCAGACCTTCGTGCCGAGCACCGAGCATGTGCTCACCCTGAACTTGGGGAGCCACGGCACTCATGGCAAAGTTTACACCAAACTGCCCACACTGGTAGCAGACACCATGGAACCttgtctttcagaagcatttggtCGACTTGAGATGGACTTCAAATGGAATGACCTGTTCTGGGCTGTGCACCCGGGCAGCCGTGGGATCTTGGACCAGCTTGACAAGACCCTCCAGTTGGATCCCACGAAGCTAGCGGCGAGCCGAACTGTCATACAAAAGTTTGGGAACATGTTTAGTGCCACCGTGATCTTCGTGCTTGACAAGCTGCGCCGgcgaatggaggaggaaggagagcgAGCAGAGTGGGGGGCAATGGTAGCATTTGGACCAGGTTTCACTATCGAGACCATGGTGCTCCACGCAACTAGTGCTCTGAAGGAAAATTAG
- the LOC123039931 gene encoding cytochrome P450 709B2 isoform X2: MELNVVQAMAAVLMVLVTTRALWYLLWRPYAVARWFRRQGIRGPPYNLLVGSLPECQKMIVAGRAKDLDTISHDCITTVQPFFQKWASMYGKTFLYWLGPTPALCSTDMELVKKVLTDRTDMFQKDYSNPSLEAVLGNGVVFANGHDWKRRRKFIHPAFNQEKIKSMSAITLECTQQTMERWRNRQQAEIDMMHDSDEIAMSVIARVMLGKCYKEAWEVFIAGKEQLKLATYAFADPPVPGLWYLPTRRNRRAWYLDKLVKHKISQIIEARLASGVYEDDLLGQMLQLQLQTCSSGSTETLSTEEMVGECRTFFAAGYETSASLITWAMFLLASYPRWQEMVREEVVREYPAHRLPIGDALGKLKLLNMLLLETLRLYGPIAFLQRKTASDTILTHVKVPKGTMITIPLVLLHRDKEIWGPDADEFNPMRFQNGLSRAAKHSHALLAFSFGPRVCAGQNFAMVEVQIVIATIIKSFSFTLSPTYVHKPSNFITLMPKYGLPLIVRNLQLTA; the protein is encoded by the exons ATGGAGCTTAACGTAGTGCAAGCCATGGCAGCTGTCCTCATGGTGCTAGTAACCACGAGAGCGCTATGGTATCTGCTTTGGAGGCCGTATGCCGTGGCCAGGTGGTTCCGACGGCAGGGCATCAGAGGTCCGCCTTACAATCTCCTGGTTGGGTCCCTGCCGGAGTGCCAGAAGATGATTGTCGCCGGGAGAGCCAAGGATCTGGACACCATCTCCCACGACTGCATCACTACCGTGCAACCCTTCTTCCAGAAATGGGCCTCCATGTATG GGAAAACATTCCTATACTGGCTGGGGCCGACACCAGCACTGTGCTCTACGGACATGGAGCTGGTGAAGAAAGTGTTAACCGACAGGACGGACATGTTCCAAAAAGACTACTCAAATCCTAGCCTGGAAGCGGTTCTGGGGAATGGGGTTGTATTTGCAAACGGACACGACTGGAAGCGGCGGCGCAAATTCATCCACCCGGCTTTCAACCAAGAGAAGATCAAG TCCATGTCAGCAATAACGTTGGAGTGCACACAGCAGACAATGGAACGGTGGCGCAACAGGCAGCAAGCCGAGATAGACATGATGCACGACTCCGACGAGATAGCCATGAGTGTCATTGCGAGAGTGATGTTGGGCAAGTGCTACAAGGAGGCCTGGGAGGTGTTCATCGCCGGAAAGGAGCAGCTGAAGCTAGCTACTTATGCGTTTGCGGATCCTCCGGTACCTGGATTATG GTACCTGCCAACACGTCGCAACCGTCGGGCATGGTATCTTGACAAGCTTGTGAAACATAAGATCTCACAGATCATAGAGGCGCGACTCGCTAGCGGCGTCTACGAAGATGACCTGCTCGGGCAGATGCTGCAGCTGCAGCTGCAAACATGTAGCAGCGGCAGCACCGAGACCCTGAGCACCGAGGAGATGGTTGGCGAGTGCAGGACTTTCTTCGCGGCTGGGTACGAAACCAGTGCCAGCCTCATTACCTGGGCGATGTTCCTGCTCGCCAGCTACCCACGGTGGCAGGAGATGGTCAGGGAGGAGGTCGTCCGGGAATATCCTGCTCACCGGTTACCCATAGGTGACGCCCTCGGCAAGTTGAAGCTG CTTAACATGTTGCTCTTGGAGACACTGAGGCTCTATGGCCCCATAGCTTTCCTCCAGAGGAAGACTGCCTCAGACACTATCCTAACGCACGTGAAGGTGCCGAAAGGAACGATGATAACAATACCATTAGTTTTGTTGCACCGGGACAAGGAGATTTGGGGACCCGACGCCGACGAGTTTAATCCGATGAGGTTCCAGAATGGCTTATCGAGAGCCGCCAAGCATTCACACGCGCTGCTGGCCTTCTCATTCGGGCCGAGGGTTTGTGCCGGGCAAAACTTCGCCATGGTTGAGGTGCAGATTGTGATAGCGACCATCATCAAGAGTTTCTCCTTCACCCTGTCCCCCACTTACGTGCACAAGCCCAGCAATTTCATCACGCTGATGCCCAAGTACGGGCTCCCTCTCATTGTGAGGAATCTGCAGCTGACTGCATGA